One window of Pseudacidobacterium ailaaui genomic DNA carries:
- a CDS encoding sensor histidine kinase gives MPTRAQLWKTCSLGLLILWGLQVFALDPRYALEHYGYQAWQTDEGLPQNTVHAVLQTRDGFMWFATEAGLVRFDGAQFTVFDKSNTSQLASGVINSLFEDTQGRLWMGTANGLVMYKNRQFQAFHEEDGLPVGTVFSVYQDHKGEIWGITAGGVARYENGHFVKLNGVPAASLMAEAPDGEMVFGTADGVWNSEARHLLFGEQPQALVYDHRGRLWAGMRQGLKLLLPGKGWHDFALPASLGADVMSLWSSSNGHLWIGTAKGLGEFDGNAVHVFLENDRISALFGDREGAIWAATGHGIARVVSGRVDVLTSQQGLSSNQALAFYEDREGSLWIGTEAGGVCILRDRKFTTFTSRDGLTDDLVRSVFQARNGTVYVGTNGGGVDVYRNGKLSALPEQGRLSSQVALALADDAQGNLWVGTPDGLNRIRPGGTRLFTSADGLADDFVRSLFVDREGALWIGTRRGLTRYKDGRFTSWSAMDGLGSDLVGAVIQDKDGSYWIATLGGLTHFAGEQFTNYALPEAVTALYQDAEGTLWIGTNGGGLLAREDGKWIRFPSARSHLPPDIYGILEDNRQDLWLGTNKGIYRVSKLDLHHLAAGVLPQLHPEVYGTSDGMRISECSSGGHPAAWKTQDGMLWFSTLRGVSVVDPARMPINHVAPLVAIEDVLVDDQPLPLSFTGEIAPGHTRFAFQYAGLSFTAPQKVRFRYRLDGVDRDWVDAGTRRTAYYTNVPPGEHRFHVLACNNDGVWSEEAAVFAFRLRPRFYQTWWFYLLLVLLLGFLVYGVYRWRVRHVESSFRAVLAERNRIAREIHDTLAQGFVAVSVQLEVVARLLNTSVDAAREHLEQARALTRDCIQEARSSIWNLRSQGASQDDLAASITNIAERMTANASVKTRILVHGTRRPVAPPIAAELTRIAQEAITNALRHAHAECIEIALLFEERSLCVSIKDNGRGFENHPERFRDNGHFGLTGMQERAAQLKGKFAVISTKGEGTEVRIEVPI, from the coding sequence ATGCCGACCCGCGCACAACTTTGGAAGACCTGCTCTCTTGGGCTGCTCATTCTGTGGGGACTGCAGGTCTTTGCGCTTGATCCGCGTTATGCCCTGGAGCATTACGGATATCAGGCATGGCAGACCGATGAAGGTCTGCCGCAGAACACGGTCCATGCCGTTCTGCAGACCCGTGACGGCTTTATGTGGTTTGCAACCGAGGCCGGCCTGGTCCGCTTCGATGGGGCACAATTCACCGTTTTCGATAAGTCCAATACGTCACAACTGGCAAGCGGAGTCATCAACAGTCTGTTTGAGGACACGCAGGGGCGGCTCTGGATGGGTACTGCAAATGGCCTGGTGATGTACAAAAACCGGCAGTTCCAGGCCTTTCATGAAGAAGACGGCCTCCCTGTGGGTACGGTTTTTTCGGTCTATCAGGACCACAAAGGTGAAATATGGGGGATTACAGCTGGTGGCGTTGCACGCTATGAAAACGGCCATTTTGTAAAGCTCAATGGAGTGCCTGCAGCCAGTCTTATGGCCGAAGCTCCAGATGGAGAGATGGTCTTTGGGACCGCGGATGGCGTTTGGAACTCGGAAGCCAGACACCTTCTCTTTGGGGAACAACCCCAGGCCCTCGTCTATGATCACCGGGGCCGCCTTTGGGCCGGCATGAGGCAAGGACTCAAGTTGCTGCTGCCGGGGAAAGGATGGCATGACTTTGCGCTTCCAGCTTCGTTGGGGGCAGATGTGATGAGCCTATGGTCCAGCAGCAACGGGCACCTCTGGATCGGCACGGCGAAGGGGCTCGGGGAGTTTGATGGTAATGCAGTGCATGTCTTTCTGGAAAATGACCGCATCTCTGCTCTTTTTGGGGACCGCGAAGGGGCAATCTGGGCTGCCACCGGCCATGGAATTGCACGGGTTGTTTCCGGAAGGGTGGATGTGCTGACTTCACAACAGGGGCTTTCCAGCAACCAGGCCCTTGCATTTTATGAAGACCGCGAAGGAAGTCTGTGGATCGGCACCGAGGCAGGTGGAGTGTGTATTCTGCGCGATCGCAAATTTACGACCTTTACCTCGCGGGATGGGTTGACTGATGACCTGGTGCGCTCCGTTTTTCAGGCCCGGAATGGGACCGTCTATGTTGGCACGAACGGCGGAGGCGTCGACGTATACAGAAACGGAAAACTCTCAGCACTGCCTGAGCAGGGCCGCCTTTCCAGCCAGGTCGCGCTTGCCCTGGCCGATGATGCACAGGGGAATCTCTGGGTGGGAACCCCGGATGGTCTGAACCGCATCCGTCCCGGCGGGACCAGGCTCTTCACCTCCGCAGATGGACTCGCGGACGACTTTGTGCGGTCTCTTTTTGTGGACCGAGAGGGTGCGCTTTGGATTGGCACTCGAAGGGGCCTCACGCGCTATAAGGACGGAAGGTTCACTTCATGGTCTGCGATGGATGGCCTGGGAAGTGACTTGGTAGGGGCCGTCATTCAGGACAAGGATGGCAGCTACTGGATTGCTACACTCGGCGGACTGACGCATTTTGCCGGGGAGCAATTCACCAACTATGCCCTGCCTGAAGCCGTTACAGCGCTTTATCAGGACGCGGAAGGCACATTGTGGATTGGCACCAATGGTGGCGGACTGCTGGCCCGCGAGGACGGAAAATGGATCCGGTTCCCCTCTGCGCGCTCCCACCTGCCGCCAGATATCTACGGCATTCTTGAAGACAATCGCCAGGACCTGTGGCTAGGCACAAATAAAGGCATCTATCGCGTGAGCAAGCTCGATCTGCATCATCTTGCAGCAGGCGTCTTGCCGCAACTTCATCCGGAGGTTTATGGGACCAGCGATGGGATGCGCATCAGTGAATGCAGCAGTGGAGGGCATCCGGCAGCCTGGAAGACACAGGACGGAATGCTCTGGTTCAGCACCCTGCGCGGTGTTTCTGTTGTTGATCCAGCGCGCATGCCGATCAATCATGTTGCTCCACTGGTTGCCATCGAAGACGTACTCGTGGATGATCAGCCCTTGCCATTGTCTTTTACAGGCGAAATTGCTCCCGGACACACGCGTTTTGCTTTCCAATATGCAGGACTGAGCTTTACTGCTCCGCAAAAGGTCCGCTTCCGGTACAGACTGGATGGTGTGGACCGCGACTGGGTCGATGCAGGAACCCGACGGACTGCTTACTATACCAACGTTCCCCCCGGAGAGCATCGATTTCATGTTCTGGCCTGCAATAACGATGGCGTCTGGAGTGAGGAAGCTGCGGTGTTTGCTTTCCGTCTTCGGCCCCGCTTCTATCAGACCTGGTGGTTTTATCTGCTACTCGTGCTTCTGCTTGGTTTTCTGGTCTATGGTGTTTACCGCTGGCGTGTGCGCCATGTCGAATCGAGCTTTCGTGCAGTCCTTGCGGAACGCAATCGGATTGCGCGGGAGATCCATGACACGCTCGCACAGGGCTTTGTCGCTGTTTCTGTGCAGTTGGAAGTTGTTGCACGCCTGCTCAATACCTCTGTGGATGCTGCCCGCGAACATCTGGAGCAGGCGCGCGCCCTGACCCGGGACTGCATCCAGGAAGCGCGCAGCTCCATCTGGAATTTGCGCTCACAAGGGGCTTCGCAGGATGATCTGGCAGCCAGCATTACTAATATCGCTGAGCGTATGACCGCAAACGCCAGTGTGAAAACCCGTATTCTTGTCCACGGAACGCGCCGTCCGGTCGCCCCACCAATCGCAGCGGAGCTTACCCGGATTGCGCAGGAGGCCATCACAAACGCCTTGCGTCACGCACATGCTGAGTGCATTGAGATTGCTTTACTCTTTGAGGAAAGGTCGCTTTGCGTGTCGATTAAAGACAATGGCCGCGGTTTTGAAAATCATCCCGAAAGATTTCGGGACAATGGTCATTTTGGTCTGACCGGAATGCAGGAACGTGCCGCGCAACTCAAAGGGAAGTTTGCTGTGATCAGCACCAAAGGAGAAGGCACGGAAGTAAGGATCGAAGTGCCAATTTAG
- a CDS encoding tetratricopeptide repeat protein, which produces MRSFHHPPAITAVTLAAVLAFSSAGQTPHSYLAIGSYAQQPPVRSDDAPHFVLSAEMQGDLLMARQRYVAALDAYRQGPSDSAVLWNKMGIANHHMFNLKAAENDYREALKLNPRYAEAWNNLGAVYYGEKKYHDAEKAYRKALKISPKSATFYSNLGTAYIAEGKYKKGADAYRTALSLDPNVFSGDPAAKIPEAGPTKEMAYLNYLLAKAYAEAGRKDEAIYYLRKALDEGFSDRKKILEEKEFAGLRDDPEFQHMMTAPR; this is translated from the coding sequence ATGCGCAGCTTTCATCATCCGCCGGCCATCACGGCCGTAACGCTCGCAGCAGTTCTTGCATTTAGCTCTGCAGGGCAAACGCCGCACTCCTATCTCGCCATTGGCAGCTATGCACAACAACCGCCTGTCCGGTCCGATGACGCACCGCATTTTGTTCTGAGCGCAGAAATGCAGGGAGACTTGCTGATGGCACGCCAGAGATATGTTGCCGCTCTGGATGCTTACCGTCAGGGGCCGTCGGATTCAGCAGTACTCTGGAACAAGATGGGAATTGCGAACCATCACATGTTCAACCTGAAAGCTGCCGAAAATGACTACCGCGAGGCATTAAAGCTGAATCCCCGATATGCAGAGGCCTGGAACAATCTTGGCGCCGTCTATTACGGCGAAAAGAAGTACCATGACGCCGAAAAGGCCTATCGAAAGGCCTTGAAGATATCTCCAAAATCGGCCACCTTTTACAGCAATCTGGGAACTGCCTATATCGCTGAGGGGAAATACAAGAAGGGCGCCGATGCCTATCGTACTGCGTTGTCGCTGGATCCCAACGTCTTCAGCGGAGATCCCGCAGCAAAAATTCCTGAGGCCGGCCCCACGAAAGAGATGGCATACCTGAATTATCTTCTGGCAAAGGCCTACGCCGAGGCGGGACGTAAAGATGAAGCGATCTATTACTTGCGCAAGGCCCTGGATGAAGGATTCAGCGACCGCAAAAAGATCCTGGAGGAAAAAGAGTTTGCAGGCCTGCGAGATGATCCCGAGTTCCAGCACATGATGACAGCACCACGTTAG
- a CDS encoding metal-dependent transcriptional regulator: MKTAISVSKEDYLKAILEAESEGQTVISATLAHWLKVSPPAVSMALRRLKRDGYVDVKNDGIIRLTPKGREAAYRTALRHHLVERMLSEIFGMPWYEVHDEAERLEHAVSAAFEARLLEKLGEKGTCPHGNSVLPETPTQRNRQGIQMLSTAREDADYTVCSLYERDPELLRFLHQVGIEPGGRVRIVRKNYDQTVAIETPSGAFTIGAPAADKVWVKKRRPKT, from the coding sequence GTGAAGACTGCAATCAGCGTTTCCAAAGAAGACTATCTCAAGGCCATTCTTGAAGCCGAAAGTGAAGGCCAGACGGTCATTTCGGCAACGCTGGCGCACTGGCTGAAAGTCTCTCCGCCTGCGGTTTCCATGGCCCTGCGCAGGCTCAAGCGAGACGGATATGTGGATGTAAAAAACGATGGCATCATCCGTTTAACACCCAAAGGACGCGAGGCGGCCTATCGTACAGCACTCCGTCATCATCTGGTGGAGCGCATGTTATCAGAGATCTTCGGGATGCCGTGGTATGAGGTGCATGACGAAGCTGAGCGTCTGGAGCATGCCGTCTCGGCTGCTTTTGAAGCGCGTCTGCTTGAAAAACTTGGAGAAAAGGGCACTTGCCCTCATGGCAATTCCGTCCTGCCGGAGACCCCAACGCAGCGCAACAGACAGGGAATCCAGATGCTTTCTACAGCCCGCGAGGACGCCGATTACACAGTATGCAGTCTGTACGAGCGCGATCCGGAGCTTTTGCGGTTCCTGCATCAGGTAGGAATTGAACCAGGCGGCCGAGTGCGAATCGTTCGGAAGAATTATGATCAGACGGTGGCCATCGAGACGCCGAGCGGCGCCTTCACGATTGGTGCTCCGGCAGCGGACAAGGTCTGGGTGAAGAAACGGCGTCCCAAAACATAA